A DNA window from Gillisia sp. Hel1_33_143 contains the following coding sequences:
- a CDS encoding helix-turn-helix transcriptional regulator has product MEKWNRSNPIAEYLRKQRKASKMTQTELSDLTGVGLRFVRDLEQGKPNLMTDKVNQVLLFFGATLKPQPITNEKS; this is encoded by the coding sequence ATGGAAAAATGGAATCGCAGCAATCCTATTGCCGAATATTTGCGAAAACAGAGGAAAGCGAGTAAAATGACCCAAACAGAGCTGTCCGACCTGACGGGAGTAGGGCTGCGTTTTGTTCGTGACCTAGAACAAGGTAAGCCCAATTTAATGACTGATAAAGTAAATCAGGTATTGCTTTTTTTTGGTGCTACTTTGAAACCTCAGCCTATAACAAATGAGAAAAGCTAA
- a CDS encoding HipA N-terminal domain-containing protein, giving the protein MRKAKIFIDDLLAGILSENEEGYFFQYEKTYLDSMVKKPVSLTLPLQKEPFKAEYLFPFFDGLIPEGWLLNIAQKNWKLNPRDRMGLLMDTCKDCIGNISVTPL; this is encoded by the coding sequence ATGAGAAAAGCTAAAATTTTTATTGACGATTTATTAGCTGGAATACTATCTGAAAATGAGGAAGGATATTTTTTTCAGTATGAAAAGACTTATTTAGATAGTATGGTTAAGAAACCTGTTAGTTTGACATTGCCACTTCAAAAAGAACCTTTTAAAGCCGAATATTTATTTCCATTTTTTGATGGTTTAATACCAGAAGGTTGGTTATTAAATATCGCTCAAAAAAACTGGAAATTAAATCCACGTGATCGTATGGGATTACTGATGGACACCTGTAAAGATTGTATAGGCAATATAAGTGTGACACCGTTATGA
- a CDS encoding response regulator transcription factor: protein MKILIIEDEQEMRENMQNSLEREDFVVETADGYHDALSKIGVYEYDCILLDISLPDGNGLEILKELKNKEISDNVIIVSAKDSLDDKIKGLDLGADDYLPKPFHIAELHARINAVLRRKKFDGYNILNIANVSINFDKHLVFIDNNEISFNRKEFDILLYLVTNKDRLVNKSALAEHVWGDYIDQSDDFEFIYSQIKNLRKKLNTYKADIEIKAVYGIGYKLISL, encoded by the coding sequence ATGAAAATACTTATAATAGAAGACGAGCAGGAAATGCGAGAGAATATGCAAAATTCTTTGGAAAGAGAAGATTTTGTAGTAGAAACTGCAGATGGATATCATGATGCACTTTCCAAAATTGGTGTATATGAATATGATTGTATTTTGCTTGATATATCTCTGCCAGATGGCAACGGACTTGAAATTCTAAAGGAGCTTAAAAATAAAGAAATATCAGATAACGTAATTATAGTTTCTGCTAAAGATTCTTTAGATGATAAAATTAAAGGACTGGATCTGGGAGCAGATGATTATTTGCCAAAGCCTTTTCATATTGCAGAATTACATGCAAGAATAAATGCTGTTTTAAGACGCAAAAAATTTGATGGATATAATATTCTGAACATTGCTAATGTGTCTATCAATTTTGATAAACATCTGGTATTTATTGATAATAACGAAATTAGTTTTAATAGAAAAGAATTTGACATTCTCTTATACCTTGTCACAAATAAAGACAGGTTGGTAAATAAATCTGCACTTGCAGAGCATGTTTGGGGAGATTATATAGACCAAAGTGATGATTTTGAATTTATTTATTCCCAAATAAAGAATTTAAGAAAAAAGCTTAATACATATAAGGCTGACATTGAAATAAAAGCAGTTTATGGAATTGGATATAAACTGATAAGTTTATGA
- a CDS encoding PepSY-like domain-containing protein translates to MKNLKLAALTLFATVAVNAQDLKNNEVPRDLRLNFEKEFVNATDIEWEKQNDLYKVEFDIARKENEIWYDASGKTIKTEKELNEAELPQAIKSKISTSYSSFKIEDIEMKEEAGKITYEVELKKGWNNEKMLIFDEIGSIIKEYED, encoded by the coding sequence ATGAAAAATTTAAAATTAGCTGCTCTTACCTTATTTGCAACTGTGGCAGTAAATGCGCAAGACTTAAAAAATAACGAAGTTCCAAGGGATTTAAGACTAAATTTCGAAAAGGAATTTGTCAATGCCACAGATATAGAGTGGGAAAAACAAAATGATCTCTACAAAGTAGAATTTGATATAGCTAGAAAAGAAAATGAAATTTGGTATGATGCTTCCGGAAAAACTATAAAAACGGAAAAAGAATTAAATGAAGCAGAACTACCACAAGCTATCAAATCTAAAATTAGTACTTCTTATTCTTCTTTTAAAATTGAGGATATAGAAATGAAGGAAGAAGCGGGTAAAATTACTTACGAAGTTGAATTAAAAAAAGGTTGGAACAATGAAAAAATGTTAATTTTTGATGAAATTGGTTCCATTATTAAAGAATATGAGGATTAA
- a CDS encoding HipA domain-containing protein, giving the protein MKNCLACFMPLKKDDIIYHPKCLADFWQNETPVLKLNFSILELEKLAKENISQRITVPGVQPKLSLGFTNKEENKRLTIVGALDGKYILKPPYSQYPQMPEIEALSMLMAQACGIATVPFLLIPLKDGELAYLTRRIDRDLKNNKYAMEDACQFTERLTEHKYRGSYEQIARAILKYNGNRLMDVVHFYEQVIVSYLIGNNDMHLKNFSLISTETNSYQLAPAYDILAVKLLMPEDDEDLALTLNGKKRKLRQNDFNEAMLKAHIPEKAIDNLWKRIGRGMCEWKELIERSFLSNERKENFKKLIIQKSTEINLRTTD; this is encoded by the coding sequence ATGAAAAATTGTTTAGCCTGTTTTATGCCCTTAAAAAAGGATGATATAATTTATCATCCTAAATGTCTTGCAGATTTCTGGCAAAATGAAACTCCTGTATTGAAATTAAACTTCTCAATATTAGAACTGGAAAAACTAGCCAAAGAAAATATCTCACAACGTATAACGGTACCCGGTGTGCAGCCAAAACTTTCATTAGGGTTCACTAACAAAGAAGAAAATAAAAGATTAACCATAGTAGGAGCATTGGATGGTAAATATATTTTAAAACCACCTTATTCACAGTATCCTCAAATGCCGGAAATAGAGGCATTATCGATGTTAATGGCTCAGGCTTGTGGAATTGCAACAGTTCCTTTCTTACTAATTCCTTTGAAAGATGGAGAGCTCGCATACCTTACACGTAGAATCGATCGGGATCTGAAAAACAATAAATATGCTATGGAAGATGCCTGCCAATTTACTGAACGGCTTACAGAACATAAATATCGAGGTTCATATGAACAAATTGCCAGAGCTATCTTAAAGTATAATGGAAATCGATTGATGGACGTAGTGCATTTTTATGAACAGGTAATAGTATCTTACCTAATTGGTAATAATGATATGCACTTAAAGAACTTTTCTTTGATATCTACAGAAACCAATTCATATCAATTGGCACCGGCCTATGACATTCTTGCTGTAAAACTACTAATGCCAGAAGATGATGAAGATCTAGCGCTAACACTTAACGGGAAAAAGCGAAAACTAAGGCAGAATGATTTTAATGAAGCTATGTTAAAAGCACATATCCCAGAAAAGGCAATTGATAATCTTTGGAAGCGAATTGGGAGAGGTATGTGTGAGTGGAAAGAATTGATTGAGCGTAGTTTTCTTTCAAACGAAAGAAAAGAAAATTTTAAAAAACTAATAATCCAGAAATCAACAGAAATAAATTTAAGAACGACTGACTAA